GCGTCACGGACGTTCTGCGCCAGGAAGAAGAGCGCTTCTTCGAGACCATCGAACACGGCATGTCGATTCTCGAAGCCGCGTTGGCGGACCTCAAATCGAAGGGCGGCAAGACGCTCGACGGCGAAGTCGCGTTCAAACTGCACGACACCTACGGCTTCCCGCTCGATCTGACGGCGGACGTGTGCCGCGAGCGCGGCGTCACGGTCGACGAACCGGCGTTCGACGAAGCGATGGCCCGTCAGCGCGAACAGGCGCGCGCGGCCGGCAAGTTCAAGATGGCGCAGGGCCTGGAATACACGGGCGCGAAGACCACGTTCCACGGCTACGAAGAGATCGTCTTCGATGACGCAAAGGTCACCGCGCTGTACGTCGACGGCGCATCCGTCAACGAAGTGACGAAGGGCCAGCAGGCTGTCGTCGTGCTCGATCACACGCCGTTCTACGCGGAGTCGGGCGGTCAGGTCGGCGATCAGGGCGTGCTCGCGAATGCGAACATCCGCTTTGGCGTCGTCGATACGCTGAAGGTGCAGGCCGACGTCGTGGGCCACCACGGCACGCTGGAGCAGGGCACGCTGAAAATCGGCGACGTCGTGAAGGCGGAAATCGACGCCGTCCGCCGTGCGCGCACGGCTCGCAACCACTCGGCCACGCACCTGATGCACAAGGCGCTGCGCGAAGTGCTCGGCGGTCACGTGCAGCAGAAGGGCTCGCTGGTCGACGCGGACAAGACCCGCTTCGACTTCGCGCACAACGCGCCGATGACGGACGAACAGATTCGCCGCGTCGAAGAAATCGTCAACGCCGAAGTGCTGGCGAACGCGCCGGGCATCGTGCGCGTGATGTCGTACGACGACGCGGTGAAGGGCGGCGCGATGGCGCTGTTCGGCGAAAAGTACGGCGACGAAGTGCGCGTGCTCGACTTGGGCTTCTCGCGGGAACTCTGCGGCGGTACGCACGTGAATCGCACGGGCGACATCGGCTTCTTCAAGATCGTGATGGAAGGCGGCGTCGCGGCGGGCATCCGTCGCGTCGAAGCGATCACGGGTGACAACGCGGTGCGCTTCGTGCAGGAACTGGACGCGCGCATCAATGCCGCAGCAGCCGCGCTGAAGGCGCAGCCGTCGGAACTGACGCAGCGCATTTCGCTGGTTCAGGACCAGGTAAAGGCGCTCGAAAAGGAACTGGGCGCGCTGAAGTCGAAGATGGCGTCGAGCCAGGGCGATGAACTGGCGGGTCAGGCAATCGAGGTGTCCGGCGTGCAGGTGCTGGCGGCAACGCTCGAAGGCGCGGACGTCAAGACGCTGCGCGAAACCGTCGACAAGCTGAAGGACAAGCTCAAGAGCGCGGCCATCGTGCTGGCGTCTGTCGAAGGCGGCAAGGTCAGCCTGATCGCGGGCGTCACGGCCGAGGCAAGCAAGAAGGTCAAGGCGGGCGAAC
This genomic interval from Paraburkholderia sabiae contains the following:
- the alaS gene encoding alanine--tRNA ligase → MKAAEIREKFLKFFESKGHTIVRSSSLVPGNDPTLLFTNSGMVQFKDVFLGAESRPYSRATTAQRSVRAGGKHNDLENVGYTARHHTFFEMLGNFSFGDYFKRDAIHYAWELLTGVYQLPKEKLWVTVYQEDDEAFGIWEKEVGVPAERIIRIGDNKGARYASDNFWQMADVGPCGPCSEIFYDHGPDVWGGPPGSPEEDGDRYIEIWNLVFMQFSRDAQGNMTPLPKQCVDTGMGLERIAAVLQHVHSNYEIDLFQALIKAAGRETGIEDLSNNSLKVIADHIRACSFLIVDGVIPGNEGRGYVLRRIVRRAIRHGYKLGRKGSFFHKLVADLVAQMGGAYPELADAEQRVTDVLRQEEERFFETIEHGMSILEAALADLKSKGGKTLDGEVAFKLHDTYGFPLDLTADVCRERGVTVDEPAFDEAMARQREQARAAGKFKMAQGLEYTGAKTTFHGYEEIVFDDAKVTALYVDGASVNEVTKGQQAVVVLDHTPFYAESGGQVGDQGVLANANIRFGVVDTLKVQADVVGHHGTLEQGTLKIGDVVKAEIDAVRRARTARNHSATHLMHKALREVLGGHVQQKGSLVDADKTRFDFAHNAPMTDEQIRRVEEIVNAEVLANAPGIVRVMSYDDAVKGGAMALFGEKYGDEVRVLDLGFSRELCGGTHVNRTGDIGFFKIVMEGGVAAGIRRVEAITGDNAVRFVQELDARINAAAAALKAQPSELTQRISLVQDQVKALEKELGALKSKMASSQGDELAGQAIEVSGVQVLAATLEGADVKTLRETVDKLKDKLKSAAIVLASVEGGKVSLIAGVTAEASKKVKAGELVNFVAQQVGGKGGGRPDMAQAGGTEPANLPAALAGVKGWVEAQL